The following proteins come from a genomic window of Thiothrix unzii:
- the hrpB gene encoding ATP-dependent helicase HrpB, which yields MKTLCNEPLLPIDAVLDDLKQALREHHEVVLEAPPGAGKTTRVPLALLDEPWLFDKKILMLESRRIAAKNAAHRMASLLNESAGQTVGYRMRLDHKISHQTRIEVITEGILTRQLQQDPSLDGVGLVIFDEFHERNLDSDLALSLCLKGRELFRDDSNPLKLLVMSATLDSVAIANLLDDAPVVRSAGRTYPVNIRYGQAAKPNERIAERMVATLRQALSDNPDSSILAFLPGQGEIHRTTEALGEWLVERRIRGVHLRPMYGNLTLDEQQQAIAPLANPDQRKVVLATNIAETSLTIEGVDVVVDSGLVREARFDPGTGMTGLHTTRISRASSTQRAGRAGRLAPGMCYRLWTESQQEQLAAHNTPEILRADLAPLALQLLQWGVDDPAELRWLDVPPSGLWQQALDLLETLGAIERKGKTTLLTAHGQVMCNLPVHPRLAHLLICGAQAGHLNAAANLASLLSERNPFSQDNPDISQSLEILTGTSRCPYPQQGWLQRTRQLANQFMEQIRSQKLPESGVSFLLPATQINGYLLACAYPDRIARRRHSGGYQLANGRSADLPDKHALGNQAWLAIAEVSSMVGKSSDTIRSAAALDDKLFASALADQVRGQTVVEWDNKAGRFIAEAQHKIGALVLQRKALQTVPSEAKSTALISFIRKQGLDVLPWQAEQEQWCARINLLRGVEAERAWPDVSRAHLLATLEEWLAPYLNAVNVLGDFKKLDLTTILSSLLPWDMQQRLEQLAPKSLEVPSGHSIAIDYSQSSPVLAVKLQEMFGCQQTPTIANGRVALLVHLLSPAGRPLQITQDLAGFWRTSYHEVKKDMKGRYPKHPWPDDPLQAIATRKVKRLM from the coding sequence ATGAAAACGCTATGTAACGAACCGCTCCTCCCCATTGATGCCGTCCTTGACGACCTCAAGCAAGCCCTGCGTGAACACCACGAAGTCGTGCTGGAAGCCCCACCGGGCGCGGGCAAAACCACCCGCGTGCCATTGGCCTTGTTGGATGAGCCGTGGCTTTTTGACAAAAAAATCCTCATGCTCGAATCGCGCCGTATTGCCGCCAAAAATGCCGCGCACCGCATGGCAAGCCTGCTAAACGAAAGCGCAGGCCAAACCGTCGGCTATCGGATGCGCCTCGACCATAAAATCAGTCACCAGACACGCATTGAAGTTATTACCGAAGGCATCCTCACTCGGCAATTACAGCAAGACCCGTCGCTGGACGGCGTTGGCTTGGTCATTTTCGACGAATTCCACGAACGCAATCTCGATTCCGACCTCGCCCTCAGCCTGTGTTTGAAAGGGCGCGAGCTGTTCCGCGACGACAGCAATCCGCTGAAACTGCTGGTCATGTCCGCCACCTTGGATAGCGTTGCGATTGCCAATTTACTGGATGATGCTCCAGTAGTACGCAGCGCAGGTCGTACTTACCCAGTAAACATCCGCTACGGGCAAGCTGCCAAACCCAACGAACGCATTGCCGAACGCATGGTCGCCACCCTGCGGCAAGCCTTGAGCGACAACCCTGACAGCAGCATCCTCGCTTTTCTGCCCGGTCAAGGCGAAATTCACCGCACCACCGAAGCACTCGGTGAATGGCTGGTGGAACGCCGCATCCGTGGCGTGCATTTGCGCCCCATGTACGGCAACCTCACGCTGGACGAACAGCAACAAGCCATTGCCCCGCTTGCCAACCCGGACCAACGCAAGGTGGTGCTGGCAACCAATATCGCCGAAACCAGCCTGACCATCGAAGGCGTGGATGTGGTGGTCGATTCCGGTCTGGTGCGCGAAGCCCGTTTCGACCCCGGAACCGGCATGACCGGCTTACACACCACACGCATTTCTCGCGCCTCCAGCACCCAACGTGCCGGACGTGCAGGTCGTCTTGCCCCCGGCATGTGCTATCGACTGTGGACGGAAAGCCAGCAAGAACAACTCGCTGCACACAATACCCCCGAAATCTTACGCGCCGACCTCGCCCCACTCGCCTTGCAACTGCTGCAATGGGGTGTGGATGACCCGGCGGAACTGCGCTGGCTGGATGTGCCGCCTTCCGGCCTTTGGCAACAAGCACTGGACTTGCTGGAAACGCTCGGCGCGATTGAACGCAAGGGCAAAACCACGCTACTGACGGCGCACGGGCAAGTGATGTGCAATCTGCCGGTGCATCCGCGCCTCGCCCACCTGCTGATTTGTGGCGCACAAGCCGGACACCTGAACGCCGCTGCCAACCTTGCCAGCCTGCTTTCCGAGCGCAATCCGTTCAGCCAAGACAATCCAGACATTAGCCAATCGCTGGAAATACTGACAGGCACAAGCCGTTGTCCATACCCGCAACAGGGCTGGTTACAGCGTACCCGCCAACTGGCAAACCAATTTATGGAACAAATCCGCAGCCAGAAACTGCCAGAAAGTGGTGTGAGCTTTTTGCTCCCCGCCACGCAAATCAATGGCTATTTGCTGGCCTGTGCCTACCCCGATCGTATTGCACGGCGGCGGCATTCCGGCGGCTACCAACTTGCCAACGGGCGCAGTGCGGATTTGCCCGATAAACACGCGCTCGGCAATCAGGCATGGCTGGCGATTGCGGAGGTCAGCAGCATGGTGGGCAAAAGCAGCGACACCATCCGCTCCGCTGCCGCACTGGATGATAAGCTGTTTGCCAGCGCATTAGCCGATCAGGTGCGCGGGCAAACCGTGGTGGAATGGGATAACAAAGCGGGGCGTTTCATCGCCGAAGCACAGCACAAAATCGGCGCGTTGGTGTTACAACGCAAAGCCCTGCAAACCGTACCGAGTGAAGCCAAAAGCACCGCCCTGATCAGTTTCATCCGCAAGCAAGGGCTGGATGTATTGCCGTGGCAGGCGGAACAGGAACAATGGTGCGCAAGAATCAATCTTTTGCGAGGTGTCGAAGCGGAACGAGCATGGCCTGATGTCAGCCGCGCCCACTTGCTGGCAACACTGGAAGAGTGGCTTGCCCCGTATCTAAATGCAGTTAATGTGCTGGGTGATTTCAAAAAGCTCGATTTGACCACTATTCTCAGCAGTCTATTGCCGTGGGACATGCAACAACGTCTCGAACAGCTTGCCCCTAAATCGCTTGAAGTGCCTTCCGGGCATTCCATCGCCATCGACTACAGCCAATCGTCGCCAGTGTTGGCGGTGAAATTGCAGGAAATGTTTGGTTGCCAACAAACGCCGACCATTGCCAATGGCAGGGTGGCATTGCTGGTGCATTTGCTATCTCCGGCGGGCAGGCCGTTGCAGATTACGCAGGATTTGGCGGGGTTTTGGCGCACGTCCTACCATGAGGTGAAAAAGGACATGAAGGGGCGTTACCCCAAGCATCCGTGGCCGGATGATCCGTTGCAGGCAATTGCTACGCGCAAGGTCAAGCGGTTAATGTGA
- a CDS encoding SIR2 family protein codes for MSEMTLQTLLAGVANNTIVPYLGAGALQGSVDKLSGVAIPADSDSLILAMNGGKPMSARLMWEFPRAAMDVELKRGRKAVHNFLEDTYGKRKWTRAPLHDWLASIEPHYVIDTNRDTQLQDTYADQPHTLIRGTARIVGTNYRFVLNEYVGSGGYREITQEEVNPELPILFKPMGSPRPDANYIASDADYVDYITELMGGFAIPDFLKEYRKGKQYLFIGMRLQRDTDRMVMSDITYASTEPKGWALIPQPTDKEVRFCARMGIEIIAADVADLLAAAGVTGYHAQHENAM; via the coding sequence ATGTCAGAAATGACGCTTCAAACCCTGCTCGCCGGGGTCGCCAACAATACCATCGTCCCCTACCTCGGTGCAGGTGCGCTGCAAGGTTCGGTCGATAAACTGAGCGGCGTTGCCATCCCAGCCGACAGCGACAGCCTGATTCTCGCTATGAACGGCGGCAAGCCAATGTCAGCCCGTTTGATGTGGGAATTCCCGCGTGCGGCGATGGATGTGGAGCTGAAACGCGGGCGCAAGGCCGTCCATAATTTCCTCGAAGACACCTACGGCAAGCGCAAGTGGACACGCGCCCCATTGCACGATTGGCTTGCCAGCATCGAGCCGCATTACGTGATCGACACCAACCGCGACACCCAGTTGCAGGATACTTACGCCGACCAGCCGCATACGCTGATTCGGGGTACGGCGCGGATTGTGGGGACGAATTACCGTTTCGTGCTGAATGAGTACGTGGGCAGCGGTGGCTACCGCGAAATTACGCAGGAAGAGGTCAATCCTGAACTGCCGATTCTGTTCAAGCCGATGGGTAGCCCGCGCCCGGATGCGAATTACATTGCTTCCGACGCAGACTATGTGGACTACATCACCGAGCTGATGGGCGGGTTTGCGATTCCTGATTTCCTCAAGGAATACCGCAAAGGTAAGCAATACCTGTTCATCGGGATGCGCTTACAACGCGATACCGACCGTATGGTGATGTCGGACATTACCTACGCCTCGACTGAACCCAAAGGTTGGGCATTGATTCCGCAACCGACTGACAAGGAAGTGCGTTTCTGTGCGCGTATGGGGATTGAGATTATTGCGGCGGATGTGGCGGACTTGCTGGCAGCGGCGGGTGTCACTGGCTATCATGCCCAGCATGAAAACGCTATGTAA
- the nifA gene encoding nif-specific transcriptional activator NifA, whose translation MSHDNAQLQQTLNLLEDELACIYAVSKVLSRSLNLKETLREVLRVLHEEGQLEHGMVSLLDGDSGDLLLLELHRADKLTVENVRYRAGEGIMGLAIEMDKPLIIRKLADEPRFLDKLGVYNPVLPLIAVPIRARGDEIVGVLAAQPPAELHLLGERRRFLEMIGNLIGQNVVLANEVASDKQELQKERDSLRRKVKGESGFANLIGHTRVMQVVFDQARQVAKWNTTVLIRGESGTGKELIANAIHYHSPRANNAFIKLNCAALPDNLLESELFGHEKGAFTGAVSQRKGRFEQADGGTLFLDEIGEITPAFQAKLLRVLQEGEFERVGGTRTLKVDVRVIAATNRNLEQEVRAGEFREDLYYRLNVMPIIMPPLRERLEDIPDLARFLVNKISNKQGRPLDIGDGAIRALMHHGWPGNVRELENCMERAAILSADGHIDQQVIRLTGLDSQFPADDGCGGGRDAKFCVSTGGAGSGKPKADLNDPDLDERERVIAALEEAGWVQAKAARLLNMTPRQIAYRIQILNIQVRQI comes from the coding sequence ATGAGCCACGACAATGCGCAATTGCAACAAACCCTCAACTTGCTGGAAGACGAACTTGCCTGTATTTACGCCGTCAGCAAGGTGTTAAGCCGTTCCCTCAACCTCAAGGAAACCTTGCGCGAAGTGTTGCGCGTACTGCACGAAGAAGGCCAGCTCGAACACGGCATGGTCAGCCTACTCGACGGTGACAGCGGTGATTTGCTGCTGCTGGAATTGCACCGTGCCGACAAACTTACCGTGGAAAATGTGCGCTACCGTGCGGGCGAAGGCATCATGGGGCTGGCGATTGAAATGGATAAGCCGCTGATTATCCGCAAGTTAGCCGACGAACCGCGTTTCCTCGACAAACTCGGCGTATACAATCCGGTGTTGCCGCTTATTGCCGTACCGATCCGCGCCCGTGGCGATGAAATCGTCGGCGTATTAGCTGCACAACCCCCCGCTGAATTGCACTTACTGGGCGAACGCCGCCGCTTCCTTGAAATGATCGGCAACCTAATCGGGCAAAATGTAGTCCTTGCCAACGAAGTCGCCAGCGACAAACAGGAACTGCAAAAAGAACGCGACTCGTTGCGCCGCAAGGTCAAAGGCGAATCCGGTTTCGCCAACCTGATTGGGCATACCCGCGTCATGCAGGTGGTGTTCGACCAAGCGCGGCAAGTTGCCAAGTGGAACACCACCGTACTCATTCGCGGTGAATCCGGGACGGGTAAAGAGCTGATTGCCAACGCCATTCACTACCATTCGCCGCGTGCCAACAATGCTTTCATCAAACTCAACTGCGCCGCTTTGCCGGACAATTTGTTGGAATCCGAACTGTTCGGGCACGAAAAAGGTGCGTTTACTGGTGCGGTCAGTCAGCGTAAGGGGCGTTTTGAGCAAGCCGATGGCGGCACGCTGTTTCTGGATGAAATCGGCGAAATCACCCCCGCGTTCCAAGCCAAATTACTACGGGTCTTGCAGGAAGGCGAATTCGAGCGCGTCGGCGGTACGCGCACTCTCAAGGTCGATGTACGCGTGATTGCCGCCACCAACCGCAATCTGGAACAGGAAGTGCGGGCAGGCGAATTCCGCGAAGACTTGTATTACCGCCTCAATGTGATGCCCATCATCATGCCGCCGTTACGCGAACGGCTGGAAGACATCCCTGACCTTGCCCGCTTTCTGGTCAATAAAATCAGCAACAAGCAAGGGCGACCGCTGGATATTGGGGACGGCGCGATTCGTGCGCTCATGCACCACGGCTGGCCGGGCAATGTGCGCGAGTTGGAAAATTGCATGGAACGTGCCGCGATCCTCAGCGCCGATGGGCATATTGACCAGCAGGTCATTCGTTTGACGGGGCTGGATAGCCAGTTTCCGGCTGATGATGGCTGTGGTGGTGGTAGAGACGCAAAATTTTGCGTCTCTACGGGAGGTGCAGGTAGCGGCAAACCGAAGGCGGATTTGAATGACCCGGATCTGGACGAACGTGAGCGCGTGATTGCCGCACTGGAAGAAGCGGGTTGGGTGCAAGCCAAGGCGGCGCGGTTGCTGAATATGACCCCACGGCAAATTGCCTACCGCATCCAGATACTGAATATTCAGGTGCGGCAAATCTGA
- the nifL gene encoding nitrogen fixation negative regulator NifL, with product MYHTTQRITPFPPTRWHAYCTAINTATVETVMHKPSTSFAEHYADLSHIAGFEHVTPGLSLQAILETVEQAPVAISITDTRANILYVNSAFEELTGYSRDEICGQNESVLSCKTTPLELYRTLWRTIQSGKEWRGTLINRNKAGQRYLAEVTVAPVLDAQRNITNFLGMHRDISVIHNLEQQLKHQKILSDTIFDLAPAIVVLLDSNRNILMDNKAYKRLKVEFGTIEPVHLFLDALKDRLPTLEGETFDNFHDVQVRFDAPNGNECWFTLSGIHVEELDDAAKNYFALTNSGGHYLLLVATDITTRKAELERARIQHLKVQMAEQELTSSIRETLAGAIFQLETPLNVIQAALVMPPSSTEALYPVLQQVLESSYRAINAMRMAIPRAEHGTYSLVNINQVLKDLLIIATDRMLSEGVVVDWRPEPVLPALMGNEASLRRMFNYLLDNALLALHEAGRVYRELRIHTRLHDDSISVEITDNGIGIPPAQRLKVFEPFHSGWKRGNGNVGMGLCMAQEIVNNHDGSISIDPDYPNGCRIRVNLPLKASNGGME from the coding sequence ATGTACCACACCACCCAGCGTATTACCCCATTCCCGCCAACACGCTGGCACGCCTATTGCACCGCAATAAACACAGCAACCGTGGAAACCGTTATGCACAAGCCAAGCACCTCATTCGCCGAACACTACGCCGACCTCTCGCACATTGCCGGATTCGAGCATGTGACCCCCGGCCTGTCGCTGCAAGCCATCCTCGAAACCGTGGAGCAAGCCCCTGTTGCCATTTCCATCACCGATACCCGCGCCAATATCCTCTACGTCAACAGCGCGTTTGAGGAATTAACCGGCTATTCCCGCGACGAGATTTGCGGACAAAACGAATCGGTACTGTCCTGCAAAACCACCCCGCTGGAACTTTACCGCACCCTGTGGCGCACCATCCAAAGCGGCAAAGAATGGCGCGGCACACTCATCAACCGCAACAAAGCGGGCCAACGCTACCTCGCCGAAGTCACCGTTGCCCCCGTGTTGGATGCCCAGCGTAATATCACCAACTTCCTCGGAATGCACCGCGACATATCGGTCATTCACAATCTGGAACAGCAACTCAAACACCAAAAAATCCTTTCCGACACCATTTTCGACCTCGCCCCGGCCATCGTGGTATTGCTCGACAGCAACCGCAATATCCTGATGGATAACAAAGCCTACAAACGCCTCAAAGTCGAATTCGGTACAATCGAACCCGTCCATCTATTCCTCGATGCGCTCAAGGATCGGCTGCCCACACTAGAGGGTGAAACCTTCGACAATTTCCACGACGTGCAAGTCCGTTTCGACGCGCCCAATGGCAACGAATGCTGGTTCACCCTCTCCGGCATCCACGTCGAAGAACTCGACGATGCTGCCAAAAATTATTTCGCCCTAACCAACAGTGGCGGACATTATTTGTTGCTAGTTGCCACCGACATCACCACCCGCAAAGCCGAGCTGGAACGTGCCCGCATCCAACACCTCAAAGTGCAAATGGCGGAACAAGAACTCACCAGCAGCATCCGCGAAACCTTGGCAGGTGCGATTTTCCAACTGGAAACTCCGCTCAACGTGATCCAAGCCGCCCTGGTCATGCCGCCCTCTTCCACCGAAGCCCTGTACCCCGTGTTGCAGCAAGTGCTGGAATCGTCTTACCGCGCCATCAATGCCATGCGCATGGCAATCCCCAGAGCCGAACACGGCACGTATTCCTTGGTCAACATTAATCAGGTACTCAAAGACTTGCTGATTATTGCGACTGACCGGATGCTTTCCGAAGGCGTGGTCGTCGATTGGCGACCTGAACCTGTCCTGCCTGCGCTCATGGGTAATGAAGCCTCATTGCGGCGTATGTTCAATTACCTGCTCGACAATGCCTTGCTCGCCCTGCACGAAGCCGGGCGCGTCTACCGCGAATTGCGTATTCACACCCGTTTGCACGACGACAGCATTAGCGTGGAAATCACCGACAACGGCATTGGCATTCCGCCCGCGCAACGCTTAAAAGTGTTTGAACCCTTCCACAGCGGCTGGAAACGCGGCAACGGCAATGTCGGCATGGGCTTGTGCATGGCGCAAGAAATCGTCAACAACCACGACGGCAGTATCAGCATCGACCCCGATTACCCCAACGGTTGCCGTATCCGCGTCAACCTACCCCTAAAAGCCAGCAACGGGGGGATGGAATGA
- the rsxA gene encoding electron transport complex subunit RsxA, producing the protein MEYFMILLGTVLVNNVVLVKFLGLCPFMGVSKQIDSAIGMGMATTFVLTLASVAGWMLEHWVLQPFDLGFLRILSFILVIAATVQFTEMVIKKVSPALYQVLGIFLPLITTNCAVLGVALLNVQEQHSFLQTLLYGFGSAVGFTLVLVIFAGLRERLALAQVPAAFGGLPIAFIVAGLLSLAFMGFAGLAS; encoded by the coding sequence ATGGAATATTTCATGATCTTGCTCGGTACGGTACTGGTGAACAACGTGGTGTTGGTCAAGTTCCTAGGGCTTTGCCCGTTCATGGGCGTTTCCAAGCAGATTGATTCGGCGATTGGCATGGGCATGGCTACCACCTTCGTACTGACGCTGGCTTCGGTGGCGGGCTGGATGCTGGAGCATTGGGTGTTGCAGCCGTTTGATCTGGGTTTCCTGCGCATCCTGTCGTTCATTCTGGTGATTGCGGCGACGGTGCAGTTTACCGAGATGGTGATTAAGAAAGTGTCGCCTGCGTTGTATCAGGTGTTGGGGATTTTCTTGCCGCTGATTACCACCAATTGCGCGGTACTGGGCGTGGCGCTGCTGAATGTGCAAGAACAGCACAGTTTTCTGCAAACCTTGCTGTATGGCTTTGGGTCGGCGGTGGGGTTTACCTTGGTGCTGGTGATTTTTGCGGGTTTGCGGGAACGGTTGGCGTTGGCACAAGTGCCAGCGGCGTTTGGCGGGTTGCCGATTGCGTTCATTGTTGCCGGGTTGTTGTCGCTGGCCTTTATGGGCTTTGCGGGGCTGGCGAGCTAA
- the rsxB gene encoding electron transport complex subunit RsxB, which yields MTAILILMTLGLLLGGLLGLAGQYFKVEGNPLQEEIESLLPGSQCGQCGFPGCSPAAEAIANGAAPVTACPPGGKALAETLAAKLGVSVDLSGVADKGPMIAYVHENLCIGCTKCFKRCPTDAILGSSKQIHAVFADACTGCEKCFEVCPTECIEMRPLTHTVQTWYWPSPMMTGVAA from the coding sequence ATGACTGCGATTCTGATTTTGATGACCTTGGGGTTGTTGCTGGGCGGGCTGTTAGGGCTGGCAGGTCAGTATTTCAAGGTGGAAGGCAACCCGTTACAGGAAGAAATTGAATCACTGTTGCCCGGTTCGCAGTGTGGGCAGTGCGGCTTTCCTGGTTGCAGCCCGGCGGCGGAGGCGATTGCGAATGGTGCAGCCCCCGTGACCGCTTGCCCGCCCGGTGGTAAGGCGTTGGCGGAAACGCTGGCGGCGAAACTGGGGGTGAGTGTTGACCTTTCCGGCGTGGCGGATAAGGGGCCGATGATTGCGTATGTGCATGAAAACTTGTGCATCGGTTGCACCAAGTGCTTTAAGCGTTGCCCGACGGATGCGATTTTGGGCAGTTCCAAGCAGATTCATGCGGTGTTTGCGGATGCTTGCACCGGCTGTGAGAAATGCTTTGAGGTTTGCCCGACGGAATGTATTGAAATGCGCCCGCTGACGCATACGGTGCAGACGTGGTATTGGCCGAGTCCGATGATGACAGGAGTTGCAGCATGA